The Bosea beijingensis genome contains the following window.
GAACGGATCGAGCTTCATGGGAGACGGGTCTTTCAGGCCAGGAAGGCTTTGCCCATGACGGGCGTGGAGGGAGCGGCCATGTCGCGCGCCTCGATCGGCTGCGCGGCGAAAGCCTGGCGGCCGGCGCGGATGGCGAGCGCGAAAGCTTCCGCCATCGCAGCGGGATCGCCGGCCTTGGCGACGGCGGTGTTGAGCAGGATGCCGTCATAGCCCATCTCCATCGCCTGCGCGGCATGGGAGGGCAGGCCGATTCCGGCATCGACCACGAGCGGGATATCCGGGAAATGCTGGCGCATGCTGCGCAGGCCATAGGGGTTGTTGAGCCCCCTGCCCGAGCCGATCGGCGCTCCCCAGGGCATCAGCACCTCGCAGCCGGCATCGAGCAGGCGCCCGCCAATCACGAGATCCTCGGTGGTGTAGGGAAAGACCTTGAAGCCGTCACGGCTCAGGATGCGTGCGGCCTCGACCAGCGCGATCACGTCCGGCTGGAGCGTGTCGTCCTCGCCGATCACCTCGAGCTTGATCCAGTCCGTGCCGAAGACCTCGCGCGCCATCTGCGCGGTGGTCACCGCCTCCTTGACGGTGTGGCAGCCGGCCGTGTTGGGGAGAACCTTGACGCCGAGCTCGCGGATCAGCGCCCAGAAACCCTGACCGGACCCACCCGCCGATTCCCGGCGCAGCGAGACGGTGACGACCTCAGTGCCGGAGCGCTTCACCGCCTCGGCAAGAATGGCCGGCGACGGATATTGCGCCGTACCCAGGAAAAGCGGGTTCTGCGGTTCGAAGCCATAGAAGGACGCCATCTCAGCCTCCCTGCATCGGGGCTACGATCTCGATACGGTCGCCCTCGCTCAGAGCCGTCTCGGCGCGCTTCCGGGCCGGCACGAAATCGCCGTTCACCGCGGTCGCGACGATGCGGCCGCCAAAGCCCAGTTCGGCCAGCGCCTCGGCCAGCGTCTTGGCCGCGACGGTTTGGGGCGCGCCGTTAAGCAGCAAGGTCATGCAGCATCTCCGGTCTGGCTTGCGGGTTAAGCACGGCCTCCGCCGCCATCCGCGCCATGGCGGGGCTCAGCAGGAAACCGTGACGATAGAGCCCGTTGACATGGATCACCCGGCCGCGGCGCGTCAGCCGCGGCAGGTTGTCCGGAAAGGCCGGGCGGGCATCGGTGCCGATCTCGACGACCTCCGCCTCGGCGAAGGCCGGATGCAGCGCATAGGCCGCGCCGAGCAATTCCAGCATGGCGCGGGCGGAGACACGGCGGCGCTCGCCGCTCTCGATCATGGTCGCGCCGACCATGAACAGCCCGTCGGCACGAGGCACGATATAGAGCGGGATGCGCGGATGCAGCAGCCGAACCGGCCGCGACAGGCGGATCTCGTCGCTGCGCAGCAGCAGCATCTCACCCTTGACACCGCGCAGATCGGGCAGGACATCACGCGCCGCCAGCCCCCGGCAGTCGAGGACGATATCGGCATCGAGATCGGCGGGTTCCACGGCACGGTCGAAATGGATCGCGGCCCCGTTCGCGACCAGCCGCTCGGCCAAAGCGGCGATCGCCTGGCGCGGATCGAGATGGCCTTCGCCCACGAAGAACAGCCCGCGCGAGAAACGTCCTGCGAGATCGGGTTCGAGCCCGGCGATGGCCTCGCCATCGATCTCCTCGAAATGGCTGGTGCGCTGGCCGAAACGACGCAGCTCGGAGCGATCCCGGCTCGGCGCCACGACGAGCGTGCCACTGCGTACGACGCCGCCGGCATGGCGCTCCCACCAGTCGGCGGCCTGCTGCCCGAGCCGGATCACCGGCTCCTCGGCGCTCTCGCCCTCGCACCAGGGCGCGAGCATGCCGCCGGCGAACCAGGAGCAGGCCTCGGCGCCGACGCGCGGGCCACGCTCATGGATGGTGACTTGCGCACCGCGCGCCAGCAACTCCGCCGCGCAGGCCAGGCCGACGACGCCGGCTCCGACCACTGCGATGTTCAAGCCCGACTGAGGGCGTTCCGCTGTCATAGTCTTCCCTGCTCCCGGGAAGGCAGCGGCCTGGGGCACGAGCACGGTGTCTGCCGAAGACCGTTCCCTTCGCCGGCATTACCCGGATCAGGTACGATGGGTTGGCGCGAACACGCCTCTCAGCCTCTCGGCACCCCAACGGACGGCTTCAATCTAGTGGTTGCCCGGCAGCGGAGCAAGGCGAGCCGGCGCAAGGCTCTCTTGCGGCAATTCCAGCCCTGCGATGGCAGCTCCGGCGTTCTCAAGCTCTCCCTTACCAACGGAGTGCTCGGCGAGCCCTTCGGACGCATGCACAAGAGAGGCAAAGGAAGTTGCCGACAAGGCTTGTCAAACGGCTCTGCAATCGGGCATAGAGCCTCTCGCCGGAGACGTGGCCGAGAGGCTGAAGGCACTCGTTTGCTAAATGAGCATACCCCACAAGGGTATCGAGGGTTCGAATCCCTCCGTCTCCGCCACTCTTTTTTCCTTTTATTTTTCAGTCGCTTAGCTTGGAAGTTGTGAGCGATTATGTAGCAAAAGTGTGAGTGCTTTTGTGTAGCGCTGCGCCGGCTTGCGCCCTCTCCCAGCATCCCTAAAATCATGCGGACACATAGGGGGAAGGTGTGCCGTTCTCATCGCTGACTGATTCTCGCGATCTGGCGCTTGCTCAGGCCGCATTGGAAGCGGTGTGGGCCGAGATCAAGCCGGACGTGCCGCCGCTCAATGTGGAGCGCGAGCGAACCCGCCTCGCCCACATCATCGCTGGCCTCGCCCATGCGGCGCTCGATCAAGAGAACTTGAAGCGCGCGGCATTGGAGCGCTATCGCGAGCGACCCTAGACGTTGCTTCTAGCGTCGGCGGATGTAGGTGGCTTTCCAGCCGTCCGTCTTTGGCAGGCCGTTCTGACCTCTCGGTGAAAGGTGCGCTCGCGCTGCCGGACGCATGATCGCCCATACGACGAAGGCGCCCACAATCGTTCCCGCGATGAACTCCATGGCGCTCTACCTATTGTCTGAAGCTGGTCGGCGTCTTTGCAATCGCGGCGGCAGCGCTCGCCTCTCCCAACTGCTTGGCTAGTTCGGCGGCAGCCTTCGGACCAAGGGCAATTGCGATCCGCGAGGCCGGGCCTGATCGGACTGCCAACTCAAGCTTGACCACAACCTCATT
Protein-coding sequences here:
- a CDS encoding thiazole synthase is translated as MASFYGFEPQNPLFLGTAQYPSPAILAEAVKRSGTEVVTVSLRRESAGGSGQGFWALIRELGVKVLPNTAGCHTVKEAVTTAQMAREVFGTDWIKLEVIGEDDTLQPDVIALVEAARILSRDGFKVFPYTTEDLVIGGRLLDAGCEVLMPWGAPIGSGRGLNNPYGLRSMRQHFPDIPLVVDAGIGLPSHAAQAMEMGYDGILLNTAVAKAGDPAAMAEAFALAIRAGRQAFAAQPIEARDMAAPSTPVMGKAFLA
- the thiS gene encoding sulfur carrier protein ThiS — encoded protein: MTLLLNGAPQTVAAKTLAEALAELGFGGRIVATAVNGDFVPARKRAETALSEGDRIEIVAPMQGG
- the thiO gene encoding glycine oxidase ThiO gives rise to the protein MNIAVVGAGVVGLACAAELLARGAQVTIHERGPRVGAEACSWFAGGMLAPWCEGESAEEPVIRLGQQAADWWERHAGGVVRSGTLVVAPSRDRSELRRFGQRTSHFEEIDGEAIAGLEPDLAGRFSRGLFFVGEGHLDPRQAIAALAERLVANGAAIHFDRAVEPADLDADIVLDCRGLAARDVLPDLRGVKGEMLLLRSDEIRLSRPVRLLHPRIPLYIVPRADGLFMVGATMIESGERRRVSARAMLELLGAAYALHPAFAEAEVVEIGTDARPAFPDNLPRLTRRGRVIHVNGLYRHGFLLSPAMARMAAEAVLNPQARPEMLHDLAA